In Populus nigra chromosome 1, ddPopNigr1.1, whole genome shotgun sequence, one genomic interval encodes:
- the LOC133704134 gene encoding transcription factor GTE9-like, giving the protein MMAKKGKFSGRYHRSRFHTAGEIEGSASSGRIDTEITVSEGSSAPGRKFGKLNSNKEDTFGVPVQIFSPSHLSPSERKDLEQRLRWELEQVRNLQKRVDLQRTNGVTLSSSSDILSCSNGTNRPRIETFRKSSVMTSGPGKKVNLTGQSRVWNRGNSGRFKSAKQVSRQTTPITPNIILMKQCETLLKRLMSHQYGWVFNSPVDIVKLNIPDYYTVIKNPMDLGTIKSKISSGAYSSPLEFMADVRLTFKNAMVYNPQGSDAYIMADTLNKFFEMRWKAIEKKLPRAGGEVLQENSGPHEDFETAETSPAKKRKVTSFQHDIMPEPGKRGMTDEERLNLGRELESLLGEMPVNIIDFLREHCSSGRNGGEEEIEIDIDELSDDTLFTLRKLLDDYLQEKRKNQTRGEPCEIELLNESGPSNSSMQQKKGNDLGDEEIDIGGNGPPVSSYQPVEIEKEKDTGHKSSKISSDSSSDSDSGSSSQSESDIAKVSSPTNASRVSETLVCGARLGNKTNAGAQLERNQSVSGLDQLEQTSQEKLSSVESDCQQDGESAPSDSQVSLEKRIRHALIKNRFVDTILKAKEKSLSQGDKGDPQKLQREREELELHKKKEKARLLAEAQAAEDAQRQAEAAAAAEARRMRELEREAARQALLKMEKTVEINENSQFLEDLEMLRVVPAEHVPISVYERSPDPSQDGLGGFKFGACKPLEQFGLFMKDDEEEEEGEPLNVLNPLNEVEEGEID; this is encoded by the exons ATGATGGCAAAGAAAGGTAAATTCAGTGGAAGGTATCATAGAAGTAGATTTCACACAGCAGGTGAAATTGAGGGTTCTGCTAGTTCAGGAAGGATTGACACGGAGATTACAGTATCTGAGGGTTCTAGTGCTCCTGGGCGGAAATTTGGCAAGTTAAATTCCAACAAAGAGGACACTTTTGGTGTCCCTGTGCAGATATTTTCTCCATCGCACCTGTCACCATCTGAAAGGAAGGATTTAGAACAAAGGTTGAGATGGGAACTTGAACAAGTAAGGAATCTCCAAAAGAGAGTTGATTTACAGAGAACAAATGGTGTTACACTGTCATCTTCCAGTGACATTCTTAGTTGTAGCAATGGAACAAATAGGCCTCGGATAGAAACTTTTAGGAAGTCTTCGGTTATGACTTCTGGGCCTGGGAAGAAAGTGAATCTGACAGGACAGTCACGTGTATGGAATAGGGGTAATTCAGGAAGGTTTAAGTCTGCAAAACAAGTTTCAAGACAGACAACACCAATCACTCcaaatataatattgatgaaACAGTGTGAGACGCTGTTGAAACGGTTGATGTCTCATCAATACGGTTGGGTCTTCAACAGTCCAGTTGATATTGTGAAGTTGAACATCCCGGATTATTACACTGTTATTAAGAATCCAATGGATTTGGGAACCATAAAGAGCAAGATATCTTCTGGTGCTTACTCAAGCCCTTTGGAGTTTATGGCTGATGTGAGGCTTACTTTCAAAAATGCTATGGTGTACAATCCACAAGGGTCTGATGCCTACATTATGGCAGATactcttaataaattttttgaaatgagaTGGAAAGCTATTGAGAAGAAATTACCAAGGGCTGGTGGTGAAGTTTTGCAGGAAAATTCAGGTCCTCACGAAGACTTTGAAACTGCTGAAACATCTCCtgcaaaaaagagaaaagtaaCCTCTTTCCAACATGACATTATGCCAGAGCCTGGAAAGCGGGGAATGACAGATGAAGAGAGGCTCAATTTAGGTAGAGAATTGGAGTCTTTGTTGGGAGAAATGCCtgtaaatattattgatttcttGAGGGAACATTGTTCAAGTGGGAGGAATGGTGGAGAGGAGGAAATTGAGATAGATATTGATGAACTCAGTGATGACACCTTGTTCACATTGCGGAAGCTCCTAGATGACTATTTGCAAGAGAAACGAAAGAATCAAACCAGAGGGGAACCTTGTGAAATAGAG CTATTGAATGAATCTGGGCCAAGCAATTCATCCATGCAACAGAAAAAAG GGAATGACCTGGGTGATGAGGAAATTGACATTGGTGGCAACGGGCCTCCTGTCTCAAGCTATCAACCTGTGGagatagaaaaggaaaaggatacAGGCCATAAGAGCAGCAAAATCAGCTCAGATAGCTCTAGtg ATTCAGATTCTGGCAGTTCTTCTCAAAGTGAATCAGATATTGCAAAAGTTTCAAGTCCAACAAATGCATCAAGG GTTTCTGAAACCTTGGTTTGTGGAGCTCGATTAGGCAACAAAACAAATGCTGGTGCTCAGCTCGAGAGGAATC AATCTGTCAGTGGTTTGGATCAGCTCGAACAGACTTCCCAGGAAAAGCTGAGTTCTGTTGAGTCTGATTGCCAGCAAGATG GGGAAAGTGCTCCAAGTGATAGCCAGGTCTCTCTTGAGAAGCGTATTAGGCATGCTTTGATCAAGAACCGTTTTGTCGATACCATATTAAAAGCTAAAGAGAAGTCACTTTCACAG GGTGACAAGGGGGATCCTCAGAAATTGCAGCGGGAGAGGGAGGAACTTGAACTGCATAAAAAGAAAG AAAAAGCAAGGTTGCTTGCTGAAGCACAAGCTGCCGAAGATGCTCAAAGGCAAGCCGAGGCAGCAGCTGCGGCTGAGGCTAGACGGATGAGGGAGCTTGAAAGAGAGGCAGCGCGACAGGCGTTGCTGAAG atggaaaagactgttgaaATTAATGAGAACTCTCAGTTTCTTGAAGACCTGGAAATGCTCAGGGTTGTCCCTGCTGAGCATGTTCCAATCTCTGTATATGAGAGGAGCCCAGATCCCTCACAAGATGGCTTGGGTGGGTTCAAGTTTGGGGCGTGTAAGCCCTTGGAACAATTTGGTTTGTTCatgaaagatgatgaagaggAGGAAGAGGGTGAACCgttaaatgttttaaatccTTTAAATGAAGTAGAAGAGGGAGAGATTGACTGA
- the LOC133687418 gene encoding thymidylate kinase isoform X2, whose translation MPALLPRLCINLRALTARRLLSFGLDHPNKCCVSSIRMESSSNCNLRASSSESRGALIVLEGLDRSGKTSQSSRLLSYLEGLGHSTELWRFPDRSTSVGQMISGYLSNKSHLDDRTIHLLFSANRWEKRSLMETQLKNGTTLVVDRYSYSGVAFSSAKGLDIEWCKAPEVGLLAPDIVLYLDIPPEKAAERGGYGVERYEQLEFQKKVAKCYQALCDSSWKVIDACQPIEDIEKQLQDAVLDHVMACERGRPLSYLWSR comes from the exons ATGCCTGCTCTTTTACCAAGGCTTTGTAT AAATTTGAGGGCTTTAACAGCAAGGAGGTTATTGAGTTTTGGCCTTGACCATCCCAACAAGTGTTGTGTTAGCTCAATAAGAATGGAATCCAGTAGTAATTGCAACCTGAGGGCTAGCAGCAGTGAGTCAAGGGGTGCCTTGATAGTTTTAGAAGGATTGGATCGTAGCGGAAAGACTTCACAATCTAGTAGATTACTGTCTTACTTGGAGGGACTAGGGCATTCGACTGAATTATGGAGATTTCCTGATAGGAGTACTAGTGTTGGACAAATGATATCTGGATATCTTTCGAACAAGTCACACTTGGATGATCGCACGATCCATCTCCTTTTCAGTGCAAATAGATGGGAAAAGAG ATCATTGATGGAAACTCAACTGAAAAATGGAACCACTCTTGTTGTTGACCGTTATTCTTATTCTGGAGTGGCCTTTTCATCTGCAAAAGGACTTGATATTGAATGGTGCAAG GCACCAGAGGTTGGCTTGCTGGCTCCGGATATTGTTTTGTACCTTGACATACCACCAGAG AAAGCTGCCGAAAGAGGAGGCTACGGAGTTGAAAGATACGAGCAACTTGAGTTTCAAAAAAAAGTTGCAAAATGCTATCAGGCCCTGTGTGATTCCTCCTGGAAG GTCATTGATGCTTGCCAACCCATTGAAGATATTGAGAAACAACTGCAAGATGCTGTCCTGGATCATGTCATGGCATGTGAAAGAGGGAGACCCCTCTCCTATCTTTGGTCTCGTTAA
- the LOC133698193 gene encoding TLC domain-containing protein At5g14285, translating to METLIKSLPDLPILFSFFLTIYLAAHFLVFRNWSPKIRPEAASCLISIFHGTPAVFLATHALFTNPNRGFSSLNTKTEASVLDYSISYFLMDLIHYLIFSPSDILFIGHHLATLFVFVTCRYLVARGAYAVLMLLILAEVTSACQNAWTLANARRIDVEFAAKVYDFLSLPFYAFYSVVRGILGPYFVYQMGAFFISGVDGGIIPKWIWVSWLFVVVIAISVSILWVTNLWVQLYRERSAKLEKKST from the coding sequence atggaaacCCTAATCAAATCACTCCCAGACCTCCCTatcctcttctccttcttcctcaCCATTTACCTCGCAGCCCATTTTCTTGTTTTCCGTAACTGGAGTCCCAAGATCCGACCCGAAGCAGCCAGTTGCTTAATCTCTATATTTCACGGTACACCGGCGGTGTTTTTAGCGACGCACGCACTATTCACCAACCCAAACCGAGGTTTCTCTtccttaaacacaaaaacagaAGCCTCGGTCCTTGACTATAGCATTTCCTACTTCTTAATGGATCTTATTCACTACCTTATTTTCTCACCAAGTGACATCCTTTTCATCGGGCATCACTTGGCAACTCTTTTTGTATTCGTCACTTGCCGCTACCTTGTCGCTCGCGGCGCCTACGCGGTACTGATGCTGTTGATTCTTGCAGAGGTGACTAGCGCGTGTCAGAACGCGTGGACACTTGCCAATGCGAGGAGAATCGATGTGGAGTTTGCTGCCAAAGTGTATGATTTTTTGTCTCTGCCATTTTATGCCTTTTATTCCGTCGTTAGAGGGATTTTGGGGCCTTATTTTGTGTATCAAATGGGTGCGTTTTTTATTAGTGGGGTTGATGGTGGTATAATTCCCAAATGGATTTGGGTTTCTTGGTTGTTTGTTGTTGTAATTGCTATTAGTGTTAGTATTTTGTGGGTTACCAATTTGTGGGTTCAATTGTACAGAGAAAGGAGTGCTAAATTGGAAAAGAAATCGACATAA
- the LOC133687418 gene encoding thymidylate kinase isoform X3, with amino-acid sequence MESSSNCNLRASSSESRGALIVLEGLDRSGKTSQSSRLLSYLEGLGHSTELWRFPDRSTSVGQMISGYLSNKSHLDDRTIHLLFSANRWEKRSLMETQLKNGTTLVVDRYSYSGVAFSSAKGLDIEWCKAPEVGLLAPDIVLYLDIPPEKAAERGGYGVERYEQLEFQKKVAKCYQALCDSSWKVIDACQPIEDIEKQLQDAVLDHVMACERGRPLSYLWSR; translated from the exons ATGGAATCCAGTAGTAATTGCAACCTGAGGGCTAGCAGCAGTGAGTCAAGGGGTGCCTTGATAGTTTTAGAAGGATTGGATCGTAGCGGAAAGACTTCACAATCTAGTAGATTACTGTCTTACTTGGAGGGACTAGGGCATTCGACTGAATTATGGAGATTTCCTGATAGGAGTACTAGTGTTGGACAAATGATATCTGGATATCTTTCGAACAAGTCACACTTGGATGATCGCACGATCCATCTCCTTTTCAGTGCAAATAGATGGGAAAAGAG ATCATTGATGGAAACTCAACTGAAAAATGGAACCACTCTTGTTGTTGACCGTTATTCTTATTCTGGAGTGGCCTTTTCATCTGCAAAAGGACTTGATATTGAATGGTGCAAG GCACCAGAGGTTGGCTTGCTGGCTCCGGATATTGTTTTGTACCTTGACATACCACCAGAG AAAGCTGCCGAAAGAGGAGGCTACGGAGTTGAAAGATACGAGCAACTTGAGTTTCAAAAAAAAGTTGCAAAATGCTATCAGGCCCTGTGTGATTCCTCCTGGAAG GTCATTGATGCTTGCCAACCCATTGAAGATATTGAGAAACAACTGCAAGATGCTGTCCTGGATCATGTCATGGCATGTGAAAGAGGGAGACCCCTCTCCTATCTTTGGTCTCGTTAA
- the LOC133687418 gene encoding thymidylate kinase isoform X1 codes for MIHACSFTKALNLRALTARRLLSFGLDHPNKCCVSSIRMESSSNCNLRASSSESRGALIVLEGLDRSGKTSQSSRLLSYLEGLGHSTELWRFPDRSTSVGQMISGYLSNKSHLDDRTIHLLFSANRWEKRSLMETQLKNGTTLVVDRYSYSGVAFSSAKGLDIEWCKAPEVGLLAPDIVLYLDIPPEKAAERGGYGVERYEQLEFQKKVAKCYQALCDSSWKVIDACQPIEDIEKQLQDAVLDHVMACERGRPLSYLWSR; via the exons ATGATACATGCCTGCTCTTTTACCAAGGCTTT AAATTTGAGGGCTTTAACAGCAAGGAGGTTATTGAGTTTTGGCCTTGACCATCCCAACAAGTGTTGTGTTAGCTCAATAAGAATGGAATCCAGTAGTAATTGCAACCTGAGGGCTAGCAGCAGTGAGTCAAGGGGTGCCTTGATAGTTTTAGAAGGATTGGATCGTAGCGGAAAGACTTCACAATCTAGTAGATTACTGTCTTACTTGGAGGGACTAGGGCATTCGACTGAATTATGGAGATTTCCTGATAGGAGTACTAGTGTTGGACAAATGATATCTGGATATCTTTCGAACAAGTCACACTTGGATGATCGCACGATCCATCTCCTTTTCAGTGCAAATAGATGGGAAAAGAG ATCATTGATGGAAACTCAACTGAAAAATGGAACCACTCTTGTTGTTGACCGTTATTCTTATTCTGGAGTGGCCTTTTCATCTGCAAAAGGACTTGATATTGAATGGTGCAAG GCACCAGAGGTTGGCTTGCTGGCTCCGGATATTGTTTTGTACCTTGACATACCACCAGAG AAAGCTGCCGAAAGAGGAGGCTACGGAGTTGAAAGATACGAGCAACTTGAGTTTCAAAAAAAAGTTGCAAAATGCTATCAGGCCCTGTGTGATTCCTCCTGGAAG GTCATTGATGCTTGCCAACCCATTGAAGATATTGAGAAACAACTGCAAGATGCTGTCCTGGATCATGTCATGGCATGTGAAAGAGGGAGACCCCTCTCCTATCTTTGGTCTCGTTAA